One part of the Scatophagus argus isolate fScaArg1 chromosome 12, fScaArg1.pri, whole genome shotgun sequence genome encodes these proteins:
- the rnf130 gene encoding E3 ubiquitin-protein ligase RNF130 produces MTSLRWTRLSIPSILVKVLVLVLSRSVSAARSDRNMVSEEYVGATVNATVLDVRGNTIHQMSSDDGTYGQNSPKVDTRGVIIAPAPHHGVVDRQGCDPSTRFLVPPRGVHWVALLQRGNCTFKEKILKAAAYNATAVLIYNNSSDKTVKMGHEGTGDTVAVMITEAYGKEILAHLERNLTVLVSVVVGQRGPTKNINRGSLVFVSISFIVLMIISSAWLIFYFIQKIRYTSARDRSQRRLGDAAKKAIGKLTTRTVKKGDKETDPDFNHCAVCIEAYQLNDVVRILPCKHVFHKMCVDPWLNEHCTCPMCKLNILKALGIMTSLPCTDTVVLDVERLGVSQASGSQRALLSDSNQPSISLEPLSPPHPEATPTDITIAVTSGGHFFNRNSMSPRSVVCEMELSDVQASLDLYDDNKS; encoded by the exons ATGACGTCCCTAAGGTGGACTCGGCTCTCCATCCCGTCGATCCTTGTCaaggtcctggtcctggtcctgtcCCGCTCTGTGTCAGCAGCCCGCTCTGACAGGAACATGGTGTCAGAGGAGTATGTGGGCGCCACGGTGAACGCCACCGTGCTGGACGTACGAGGAAACACCATCCACCAGATGAGCAGCGATGATGGGACGTATGGACAGAACTCTCCAAAAGTGGACACCAGGGGTGTCATCATCGCACCTGCACCGCATCACGGAG TGGTGGACCGGCAGGGCTGCGACCCCAGCACTCGTTTCCTGGTTCCCCCTCGGGGTGTCCACTGGGTGGCgctgctgcagagaggaaactgcacctttaaagaGAAGATCTTGAAAGCGGCCGCCTACAACGCCACAGCCGTCCTCATCTACAACAACTCTTCCGACAAAACGGTCAAGATGGGACACGAAG GTACTGGTGACACTGTGGCAGTAATGATCACAGAGGCCTATGGTAAAGAGATCCTGGCTCACCTAGAGAGGAACCTGACGGTTCTGGTGTCTGTGGTGGTGGGTCAACGTGGTCCCACCAAAAACATCAACCGTGGCTCACTGGTCTTCGTTTCCATCTCCTTTATTGTCCTCATGATCATCTCCTCAGCTTGGCTAATCTTCTACTTCATCCAGAAGATCCGCTACACCAGCGCCCGCGACCGCAGCCAG CGTCGTCTTGGTGATGCAGCTAAGAAAGCCATCGGCAAGTTGACCACAAGGACAGTGAAGAAAGGAGACAAG GAAACTGATCCAGACTTTAACCACTGTGCGGTGTGTATTGAAGCGTACCAGCTGAATGATGTGGTTCGCATCCTGCCCTGCAA aCATGTCTTCCATAAAATGTGTGTGGACCCGTGGCTGAACGAGCACTGCACCTGTCCCATGTGTAAACTCAACATCCTCAAAGCTCTTGGCATCATG aCCAGTCTTCCCTGCACGGACACTGTGGTGCTGGACGTTGAGCGTCTGGGTGTCAGTCAGGCATCTGGCAGCCAGAGGGCGCTGCTGAGTGACAGCAACCAACCATCCATCAGCCTGGAACCGCTCAGCCCGCCCCACCCTGAGGCCACACCTACTGACATCACCATCGCCGTGACCA GTGGTGGTCACTTCTTCAACAGAAACTCGATGTCTCCTCGCAGTGTTGTCTGTGAGATGGAGTTGTCCGATGTCCAGGCCTCCCTTGACTTATATGATGACAACAAATCCTGA